The Lachnospiraceae bacterium KM106-2 nucleotide sequence TTCAAAACTGATCAGCATAGAAGTGATCGGACAATTGGTTACACCACAAAATACCGCACTCATCCCTGCTGCTGCACATAATGATGGAGACAATCCAACGATTTCACCATATAGACATCCTAAGGTAGCGCCAATAAAGAAAGATGGCACGATCTCACCACCCTTGAAACCTGCCTCTAATGTAAGAGCCGTAAAAAGAATCTTCCATGCAAATGCCAGCGGATCAACATTCCCAGCAACTGCTCGTTTAATCACCGGAATCCCCGCTCCCAAGTAATCCTTCGTACCGATTAGGAGGGTTACTATGATAATGATAATACTTGAGATAACAATACGTAGATATGGATTCTTTAAATGCTTTCGATAGATATCTCCCAATCCATGAAGTGCCATACAAAACAATACACTTACTCCCGCACAGATAATAGCCAGCCCTATCATTTTAGTACCTGGAAGCATGGCTACCTTAGGGATGTTTAGAATATCGAAATCCTCCGGGCGAATTCCCATATTTGTAGCAAACTGCGATGCGATAAGAGATGAAAATACACATGGCACCAGTGCTGCATAATACATAACTCCTACACTAACCACTTCCATTGAAAAGATAGCCGCTGCCATGGGCGTTCCAAATAATGCTGAGAACGCAGCACTCATTCCACACATAACAATGACTCTTCGATCCTCGTCATCAAGCTTGATCCATTTTCCCAGCTGGTTGCCAATACTTCCTCCCAATTGAAGGGCAGCTCCCTCACGACCTGCAGAACCACCAAATAAATGAGTTACTACGGTAGAGATAAAGATAAGCGGTGCCATTCGAAATGGTACTTCCGCTTCCGCATGAATCGTTGAAAGAACCAAATTCGTCCCCTTATCATTTCTATAATTAAAGATTCCATATAATAAAACAATAAACATTCCCGCAAATGGAAGTAAATAAATAATATAGTCATGGGTAGTACGAAATTCAGTCACATAGTTCATACAAA carries:
- a CDS encoding chloride channel protein, with translation MNEDLKYYSKRISENLCLLAKWLVVSIIVGVVVGGFSTLFAFCMNYVTEFRTTHDYIIYLLPFAGMFIVLLYGIFNYRNDKGTNLVLSTIHAEAEVPFRMAPLIFISTVVTHLFGGSAGREGAALQLGGSIGNQLGKWIKLDDEDRRVIVMCGMSAAFSALFGTPMAAAIFSMEVVSVGVMYYAALVPCVFSSLIASQFATNMGIRPEDFDILNIPKVAMLPGTKMIGLAIICAGVSVLFCMALHGLGDIYRKHLKNPYLRIVISSIIIIIVTLLIGTKDYLGAGIPVIKRAVAGNVDPLAFAWKILFTALTLEAGFKGGEIVPSFFIGATLGCLYGEIVGLSPSLCAAAGMSAVFCGVTNCPITSMLISFELFGFAGVPYFLIAISISYLMSGYYGLYHDQTIVYSKYKAKFINRKTRK